The Longimicrobiaceae bacterium genome has a segment encoding these proteins:
- a CDS encoding M23 family metallopeptidase, which translates to MLVPYDSERVRTFHVTSSAVRAGISLVLVTALLLSTFTVGFFIRQDRHLEAGRLKRENELLAAEVDQIRDEMQTLAAALDSLSRNNATFRAIAGLPPIDQDVQRVGIGGPGTPTLEGSEIYQLNQEVGGKVFAASYDLQTLVRRANLLRSSLGEAIGALRENTERLAATPSIAPADGHLSSLFSPNRRHPILRISRPHRGIDIAASVGEPILAPANGVVRYAGHRSGGYGNTVEIDHGFGYRTRFAHASRILVRAGQRVERGQVIAEVGATGLVSGPHLHYEVEVNGKQVDPLNFIISDAIPD; encoded by the coding sequence ATGCTCGTTCCTTACGACAGCGAGCGCGTAAGGACCTTCCATGTCACCAGCTCCGCGGTGCGGGCGGGCATCTCTCTCGTGCTCGTGACCGCACTGCTCCTCAGCACCTTCACCGTCGGGTTCTTCATCCGGCAGGACCGGCACTTGGAGGCCGGGCGGCTGAAGCGCGAGAACGAGCTGCTCGCCGCCGAGGTCGACCAGATCCGCGACGAGATGCAGACGCTCGCCGCCGCACTGGATTCGCTCTCGCGGAACAACGCAACCTTCCGCGCGATCGCCGGACTGCCACCGATCGACCAGGACGTTCAGCGCGTAGGCATCGGCGGCCCTGGCACACCCACTCTGGAGGGCTCGGAGATCTACCAGCTGAACCAGGAGGTGGGCGGCAAGGTCTTCGCCGCGTCCTACGACCTCCAGACCCTGGTCCGCCGGGCGAACCTGCTTCGCTCGAGTCTCGGCGAGGCCATCGGGGCCCTGCGCGAGAACACCGAACGGCTGGCGGCAACGCCTTCTATTGCGCCCGCCGATGGACACCTTTCCAGCCTTTTTTCACCCAATCGACGCCATCCGATCCTCCGGATCAGCCGCCCCCACCGCGGGATCGACATCGCCGCCTCGGTCGGGGAGCCCATCCTTGCCCCGGCCAACGGAGTCGTGCGGTACGCCGGGCACCGAAGCGGCGGGTACGGCAACACCGTGGAGATCGATCACGGCTTCGGTTATCGCACTCGCTTCGCTCACGCTTCCCGCATCCTGGTGCGCGCCGGTCAGCGGGTGGAGCGAGGACAGGTGATCGCCGAGGTGGGCGCCACCGGGCTGGTCAGCGGACCGCATCTGCACTACGAGGTGGAGGTGAACGGCAAGCAGGTGGATCCCCTCAATTTCATCATCAGCGACGCCATTCCGGACTGA
- the metG gene encoding methionine--tRNA ligase, with the protein MSTDTFYITTAIDYANGPPHLGHALEKVGADAIARYQRLKGIPVHFVIGMDEHGQKVAQTAAANGVSPQEWVDGIADAFRAAWAKLHISYDDFIRTTEDRHRDAVVEIINRMEAAGDLYRGTYAGYYCVGCEAYKSADELVDGRCPEHPTREIQWMEEDDWFFRLSRYREPLLKLVEETDFVRPESRRNEVRRMIEEIKDISVSRSSLAWGIRWPGDPEHAVYVWIDALTNYLSATGFPNPGYERLWPADLHVIGKDIVRFHCVYWPAMLMSAGVATPRQVWGHGWMTLGGGKISKSAGVSFTLDEAIGRYGPDALRYFILREIPWDGDGSFTWERFDERYTSELANDLGNLASRTISMVLKYREGVIPESGGTQLDRAIEAAVAQYREKMDAYLLHEGAAAALGLVSTANAFVGEQAPWKLAKDPDRGDALDAVLGALARALSISAVLLSPYLPTKALELWRQLGGPEQLPRLDDLASLQPTGWKVQKGDVLFPRPDLAPSS; encoded by the coding sequence GTGAGCACCGACACCTTCTACATCACGACCGCCATCGACTACGCCAACGGCCCTCCCCACCTCGGGCATGCGCTCGAGAAGGTGGGAGCCGACGCGATCGCCCGTTATCAGCGGCTGAAGGGCATTCCCGTGCACTTCGTGATCGGGATGGACGAACACGGGCAGAAGGTAGCGCAGACGGCGGCAGCAAACGGTGTCTCACCCCAGGAGTGGGTCGACGGAATCGCCGACGCGTTCCGAGCCGCCTGGGCGAAGCTGCACATCTCCTACGACGACTTCATACGCACCACCGAGGACCGGCACCGCGACGCGGTGGTCGAGATCATCAATCGGATGGAGGCCGCGGGCGACCTGTACCGAGGCACCTACGCCGGCTACTACTGCGTCGGCTGCGAGGCGTACAAGAGCGCCGACGAGCTGGTCGACGGTCGCTGTCCCGAGCATCCGACCCGCGAGATCCAGTGGATGGAGGAGGACGACTGGTTCTTCCGCCTCTCGCGCTACCGTGAGCCGCTGTTGAAGCTGGTCGAGGAAACCGACTTCGTTCGGCCCGAGTCGCGCCGCAACGAGGTGCGGCGGATGATCGAAGAGATCAAGGACATCTCGGTCTCCCGATCCTCGCTGGCGTGGGGGATCCGCTGGCCCGGCGACCCGGAGCACGCGGTCTACGTCTGGATCGACGCGCTGACCAACTATCTCTCGGCGACGGGATTCCCGAACCCGGGCTACGAGCGCCTCTGGCCCGCCGATCTCCACGTGATCGGCAAGGACATCGTGCGCTTCCACTGCGTCTACTGGCCCGCCATGCTGATGTCAGCAGGGGTCGCGACACCCCGCCAGGTCTGGGGGCACGGGTGGATGACGCTGGGCGGCGGCAAGATCTCCAAGTCCGCGGGCGTTTCGTTCACCCTGGACGAGGCGATCGGCCGCTACGGGCCGGATGCGCTGCGCTATTTCATCCTTCGGGAGATCCCCTGGGACGGGGATGGCAGCTTCACCTGGGAGCGCTTCGACGAGCGCTATACCTCGGAGCTCGCGAACGACCTCGGCAACCTCGCTAGCCGCACCATCTCGATGGTGCTGAAATACCGCGAAGGGGTGATCCCTGAGTCGGGCGGCACGCAGCTGGACCGCGCCATCGAGGCGGCGGTTGCCCAGTATCGCGAAAAGATGGACGCCTACCTCCTACACGAGGGGGCCGCGGCTGCACTTGGCCTTGTGTCCACCGCCAATGCGTTCGTCGGCGAGCAGGCGCCCTGGAAGCTCGCGAAGGATCCGGATCGCGGTGACGCGCTGGACGCGGTGCTCGGGGCGCTGGCGCGCGCGCTCTCGATCAGCGCGGTGCTCCTCAGTCCCTACCTTCCGACCAAGGCCCTCGAGCTCTGGCGGCAGCTGGGCGGCCCCGAACAGCTCCCGCGACTGGACGACCTCGCCTCGCTGCAGCCGACCGGATGGAAGGTGCAGAAGGGTGACGTGCTCTTCCCACGGCCGGACCTCGCCCCTTCCTCCTGA